One window of the Caminibacter pacificus genome contains the following:
- a CDS encoding cytochrome c3 family protein, with translation MKKSTVGALIVGALIGLGISYVAAVAVDKTGTPAFCSSCHTMKPMVESFHYSVHGGNNPQGFAAHHCTDCHLPHNSLIGYLVAKGISGTRDALAQFGIIKRVDFKENFWEMKHYVYDSACLKCHHGIKEPEKAIGLADNVKELHQKYYWDAKKAGKDVSCVSCHNDYTMSHFAHPNLLETLSNESK, from the coding sequence ATGAAAAAATCAACAGTAGGTGCGTTAATTGTAGGAGCATTAATCGGTCTTGGAATTTCTTATGTTGCCGCTGTAGCGGTAGATAAAACGGGAACACCTGCGTTTTGTTCTAGCTGTCATACGATGAAACCGATGGTTGAAAGTTTTCATTATAGTGTGCACGGAGGAAACAACCCGCAAGGATTTGCAGCTCATCATTGTACGGATTGTCACTTGCCTCACAACAGCTTAATCGGATATTTGGTAGCTAAAGGAATCAGCGGAACAAGAGACGCATTGGCACAGTTCGGAATTATCAAAAGAGTTGATTTCAAAGAAAACTTCTGGGAAATGAAACATTACGTATATGATAGTGCTTGTTTAAAATGTCACCATGGTATAAAAGAACCTGAAAAAGCTATCGGTCTTGCAGATAACGTAAAAGAACTTCATCAAAAATATTATTGGGATGCGAAAAAAGCAGGAAAAGACGTAAGTTGTGTAAGTTGTCATAATGACTATACAATGTCTCATTTTGCACATCCAAACCTTCTTGAAACGCTTTCAAACGAGTCAAAATAA
- a CDS encoding thioredoxin family protein, whose translation MRKFLALALFVVSVFAFEWSGKVNWAMNYQLAKQLAQKEHKLIMVDIALTKCPPCRYLATKVYTDDKVANYINQNFVPVFYLADQDQIPAEVEAYFTGSTPTILFIKPNGELYFRMIGARPPQMFLKILKDVNEKYKGAK comes from the coding sequence ATGAGAAAGTTTTTAGCATTGGCACTTTTTGTTGTGTCCGTTTTCGCTTTTGAGTGGAGCGGAAAAGTAAACTGGGCTATGAATTATCAGCTTGCAAAACAGCTGGCACAAAAAGAGCATAAGCTCATAATGGTGGATATCGCTCTTACTAAATGTCCTCCGTGTAGATATCTTGCTACTAAAGTATATACCGACGATAAAGTTGCGAATTACATTAATCAAAATTTCGTACCGGTATTTTATTTAGCCGACCAAGATCAAATTCCAGCTGAGGTGGAAGCTTATTTTACAGGTTCTACTCCGACTATTTTATTTATCAAACCGAACGGTGAGTTGTATTTTAGAATGATTGGAGCAAGACCTCCTCAAATGTTTCTAAAAATTTTAAAAGATGTAAACGAAAAATATAAAGGTGCGAAATGA